The Skermanella pratensis genome has a window encoding:
- a CDS encoding ABC transporter ATP-binding protein, giving the protein MSFLRTHPNGALGLEAVGMTKRFGGLAALDDVSLRVSAGSFHALLGENGAGKSTLVKCVMGYYHADQGQIAVGETERSIANPRDAHALGVGMVYQHFTLVPGMTVAENLVLSRTRVPAVVDWAAETKALDAFMAGMPFRVPLDVPVSALAAGEKQKLEILKQLYLKNRFLILDEPTSVLTPGEADEVLGLLRRMTREGRLTVLTITHKFREVMAYADEVTVLRRGRFAGTGRVADLTPADMAEMMIGAKEIPKGAARLGTDLGEPRLRISGLKALGDGGLPAVEDLDLTVRAGEIVGIAGVSGNGQRELVEVLAGQRPPAAGEIHVCGERYAATRAEMKRHRLCLLPEEPLRNACVARMSVAENMSFRNFDDPPYARGGWWLNGGAMRGAARELIQLYKVKTPGPDAAIGTLSGGNVQRAVLARELARDVRVLIVANPCFGLDFAAVADIRSQIMQARNRGAAVLLVSEDLDELFELADRICVMFDGHLVHETPTGQADIGVIGQHMAGH; this is encoded by the coding sequence ATGAGCTTCCTGCGCACCCATCCCAACGGCGCCCTCGGCCTGGAAGCCGTCGGCATGACCAAGCGCTTCGGCGGGCTCGCCGCCCTGGACGACGTGTCGCTCCGGGTCTCCGCCGGCAGCTTCCACGCGCTGCTGGGCGAGAACGGCGCCGGCAAGAGCACGCTGGTCAAATGCGTCATGGGCTATTACCACGCCGACCAGGGCCAGATCGCCGTCGGCGAGACGGAGCGGTCCATCGCCAACCCGCGCGACGCCCACGCGCTGGGCGTCGGCATGGTCTACCAGCATTTCACCCTGGTCCCCGGCATGACCGTGGCGGAGAACCTGGTGCTGTCGCGTACCCGCGTGCCGGCCGTGGTGGACTGGGCGGCGGAGACGAAGGCGCTGGACGCCTTCATGGCCGGGATGCCGTTCCGGGTCCCGCTGGACGTGCCGGTATCGGCGCTGGCGGCGGGAGAGAAGCAGAAGCTGGAGATCCTGAAGCAGCTCTACCTGAAGAACCGCTTCCTGATCCTGGACGAGCCGACCTCCGTCCTGACCCCCGGCGAGGCCGACGAGGTGCTGGGCCTGCTGCGCCGGATGACGCGGGAGGGCCGGCTGACGGTGCTGACCATCACCCACAAGTTCCGCGAGGTCATGGCCTATGCCGACGAGGTGACGGTGCTGCGCCGGGGCCGCTTCGCCGGGACCGGCAGGGTCGCGGACCTGACCCCGGCCGACATGGCGGAGATGATGATCGGTGCCAAGGAGATCCCCAAGGGCGCCGCCCGCCTCGGCACCGACCTGGGCGAGCCGCGCCTCCGGATCAGCGGGCTGAAGGCGCTGGGCGACGGTGGCCTTCCTGCGGTCGAGGACCTGGACCTGACCGTGCGCGCCGGCGAGATCGTCGGCATCGCCGGCGTCTCGGGCAACGGCCAGCGCGAGTTGGTCGAGGTGCTGGCCGGCCAGCGCCCTCCCGCCGCCGGGGAGATCCATGTCTGCGGCGAACGCTACGCCGCGACCCGAGCGGAGATGAAGCGCCACCGCCTGTGCCTGCTGCCGGAGGAGCCGCTGCGCAACGCCTGCGTCGCCCGCATGAGCGTGGCGGAGAACATGTCCTTCCGCAACTTCGACGACCCGCCCTATGCCCGCGGCGGCTGGTGGCTGAACGGCGGCGCCATGCGCGGGGCGGCGCGCGAGCTGATCCAGCTCTACAAGGTCAAGACGCCCGGCCCCGACGCCGCGATCGGCACCCTGTCCGGCGGCAACGTCCAGCGCGCCGTGCTGGCCCGCGAACTGGCCCGCGACGTGCGGGTGCTGATCGTCGCCAACCCCTGCTTCGGCCTGGACTTCGCAGCGGTCGCCGACATCCGGTCGCAGATCATGCAGGCCCGCAACCGGGGCGCCGCCGTGCTGCTGGTCAGCGAGGACCTGGACGAGCTTTTCGAACTGGCCGACCGGATCTGCGTGATGTTCGACGGCCATCTGGTCCACGAGACGCCGACCGGACAGGCCGACATCGGCGTGATCGGGCAGCACATGGCGGGGCATTGA
- a CDS encoding cysteine hydrolase family protein has translation MTDVLTLPTAKPYPFAFPPARTALVIIDMQRDFIEPGGFGEALGNDVTPLAALVPHVRRLLDGCRAAGLTIIHTREAHEPDLSDCPPAKRLRGSSDLRIGDEGPMGRILVKGEPGNAIVDDLTPLPDEIVIDKPGKGAFYATPLGDILAERGITHLLFAGVTTEVCVQTTMREANDRGFECLLVEDATESYFPAFKQATLEMIRAQGAIVGWTAEVDEVMGALAQ, from the coding sequence ATGACCGATGTTTTAACGCTGCCGACCGCCAAGCCCTACCCCTTCGCCTTCCCGCCCGCCCGCACCGCGCTGGTCATCATCGACATGCAGCGCGACTTCATCGAGCCCGGCGGCTTCGGCGAGGCCCTGGGCAACGACGTGACGCCGCTGGCGGCCCTGGTGCCCCATGTCCGCCGCCTGCTCGACGGCTGCCGGGCGGCCGGCCTGACCATCATCCACACCCGCGAGGCGCACGAGCCGGACCTGTCGGACTGCCCGCCGGCGAAGCGCCTGCGCGGCTCCTCCGACCTTCGGATCGGCGACGAAGGACCGATGGGGCGCATCCTGGTCAAGGGAGAGCCCGGCAACGCCATCGTGGACGACCTTACCCCGCTGCCGGACGAGATCGTGATCGACAAGCCCGGCAAGGGCGCCTTCTACGCCACGCCGTTGGGCGACATCCTGGCCGAGCGGGGCATCACCCACCTGCTGTTCGCCGGCGTCACGACGGAAGTCTGCGTCCAGACCACCATGCGCGAAGCCAACGACCGTGGTTTCGAATGCCTGCTGGTCGAGGACGCGACAGAAAGCTATTTCCCCGCCTTCAAGCAGGCGACGCTGGAGATGATCCGCGCGCAGGGGGCGATCGTGGGGTGGACCGCCGAAGTGGACGAGGTTATGGGGGCGTTGGCGCAGTGA
- a CDS encoding helix-turn-helix domain-containing protein has product MATPHTPTLAAKRAIRKIGTDLRKARLRRRLTMEVIAARAFVSRGTLARVEQGDPAVSFGIYASVMQALGLIGGLGDLAADDQLGEDLENERLPKRVRPRKSLLE; this is encoded by the coding sequence ATGGCGACGCCGCACACCCCGACCCTGGCCGCGAAGCGGGCCATCCGCAAGATCGGCACCGATCTGCGGAAGGCACGCCTGCGCCGCCGCCTGACGATGGAAGTGATCGCGGCGCGGGCATTCGTGTCGCGCGGCACTCTGGCCCGCGTGGAGCAGGGCGATCCCGCCGTGTCGTTCGGCATCTATGCGTCGGTGATGCAGGCCTTAGGATTGATCGGCGGGCTGGGCGACTTGGCGGCCGACGACCAGCTTGGCGAGGATCTGGAGAACGAGCGGCTGCCCAAGCGTGTCCGGCCGAGAAAGTCGCTCTTGGAATGA
- a CDS encoding Fic family protein: MDEDNLMTAIDVDRKSHASTPSLITDPAEVAKREAENGVRQYDEAVQMILHWLDNPERQFRLRPSSIQHLQRIALDGLDMYAGNWRPGPVAISGSDHKPADAFMVAQQVEDLCDYVNENWDTKTAIHLAAYVLWRLNWIHPFTDGNGRTSRVVSYLVLSVKLNSRLPGTKTIPDQIASNKRPYYGTLEAADAAWRDGERVDVSAVEKLIAETLASQLLTVIENATGEKRA; this comes from the coding sequence ATGGATGAAGATAATTTGATGACGGCAATTGACGTAGATCGCAAATCACATGCATCGACTCCGTCACTGATCACGGACCCGGCGGAGGTTGCCAAGAGAGAGGCGGAGAACGGCGTACGACAATATGATGAAGCAGTGCAGATGATTCTGCATTGGCTCGACAATCCTGAGCGTCAGTTCCGCCTTCGCCCATCGTCAATACAGCATCTTCAGCGCATCGCTTTGGACGGTCTTGATATGTACGCCGGTAACTGGCGGCCAGGGCCGGTCGCCATCAGTGGTAGCGACCACAAGCCGGCCGACGCCTTTATGGTGGCGCAGCAGGTCGAGGATTTGTGCGACTACGTCAACGAAAATTGGGATACCAAAACGGCAATCCATTTGGCAGCCTACGTTCTCTGGCGCCTGAACTGGATACATCCATTTACGGACGGAAATGGTAGAACGTCCCGAGTGGTGTCTTACCTTGTCCTGAGCGTTAAGCTGAATAGCAGACTTCCCGGCACAAAGACCATTCCCGATCAAATTGCCTCAAACAAAAGGCCGTATTATGGAACCCTAGAAGCGGCAGATGCCGCTTGGCGAGACGGGGAGCGTGTGGATGTATCTGCCGTGGAAAAGCTGATTGCAGAGACGCTCGCAAGCCAGCTTCTCACGGTTATTGAGAATGCCACCGGAGAGAAAAGGGCCTGA
- the gcvPB gene encoding aminomethyl-transferring glycine dehydrogenase subunit GcvPB — translation MNTQGRKTHVDALGVEGGGAASAAAGTISGNRALMLEEPLIFEQDSPGTTGVDLPKPPAVKSRLGAVRERGRIGLPGLSEPEVIRHYTRLSQKNFAIDSGLYPLGSCTMKHNPRLNEKLARLPGFSDIHPLQPERTVQGALELIDTLAHWLKTLTGMPAVAMSPAAGAHGELCGMMSIRAAIEDRDGSTSRRRRVLVPESAHGTNPATAAACGFTVDAIPADATGRVDVEALKAKLGDDVAAIMLTNPNTCGLFERDIVEIAEAVHAAGAYFYCDGANFNAIVGRVRPADLGIDAMHINLHKTFSTPHGGGGPGSGPVVLSDALAKFVPLPYVVHGPDGFSLVESGADEDSSGKEFGRLKGFHGQMGMFVRALAYILSHGADGLRQVASDAVLNANYVMASLGDVMTPSFEGPCMHEALFDDRFLKGTGVTTLDFAKAMIDEGYHPMTMYFPLVVHGAFLIEPTETESKQSLDAFIRVMRGLAERAKSGDADHFLGAPRMTPRRRLDETGAARKPVLRWVPEVERREAAE, via the coding sequence ATGAATACCCAGGGACGCAAGACCCACGTCGACGCCCTCGGCGTCGAGGGCGGCGGGGCCGCTTCCGCCGCGGCCGGCACGATCAGCGGCAACCGGGCGCTGATGCTGGAAGAACCCTTGATCTTCGAACAGGACAGCCCCGGCACCACCGGCGTGGACCTGCCGAAGCCGCCCGCCGTCAAGAGCCGCCTGGGAGCGGTGCGGGAGCGCGGGCGGATCGGCCTGCCCGGCCTCAGCGAACCCGAGGTGATCCGCCACTACACGCGGCTATCCCAGAAGAACTTCGCGATCGACAGCGGGCTCTATCCGCTGGGGTCGTGCACCATGAAGCACAACCCGCGCCTGAACGAGAAGCTGGCCCGCCTGCCGGGCTTCAGCGACATCCATCCGCTCCAGCCGGAGCGGACGGTGCAGGGCGCCCTGGAGCTGATCGACACGCTGGCCCACTGGCTGAAGACGCTGACCGGGATGCCGGCCGTGGCGATGTCGCCGGCGGCGGGAGCCCACGGCGAGCTGTGCGGCATGATGTCGATCCGCGCCGCCATCGAGGACCGCGACGGCAGCACCAGCCGGCGTCGCCGCGTCCTGGTCCCCGAATCCGCCCACGGCACCAACCCGGCGACGGCGGCGGCCTGCGGCTTCACCGTGGACGCGATCCCGGCTGATGCCACCGGCCGGGTCGATGTCGAGGCGCTGAAGGCGAAGCTGGGCGACGACGTCGCCGCGATCATGCTGACCAACCCGAACACCTGCGGGCTGTTCGAGCGCGACATCGTCGAGATCGCGGAAGCGGTGCACGCGGCCGGCGCCTATTTCTACTGCGACGGCGCCAACTTCAACGCCATCGTCGGCCGGGTGCGTCCCGCCGACCTCGGCATCGACGCGATGCACATCAACCTGCACAAGACCTTCTCCACGCCCCACGGCGGCGGCGGCCCGGGCAGCGGCCCGGTCGTGCTGTCCGACGCGCTGGCGAAGTTCGTGCCCTTGCCCTACGTGGTCCACGGACCGGACGGCTTCTCCCTGGTGGAGAGCGGTGCGGACGAGGACTCCAGCGGCAAGGAGTTCGGCCGGCTGAAGGGCTTTCACGGCCAGATGGGCATGTTCGTACGGGCATTGGCCTATATCCTGAGCCACGGCGCCGACGGGTTGCGGCAGGTGGCAAGCGACGCCGTGCTCAACGCCAACTACGTGATGGCGAGCCTGGGCGACGTGATGACGCCCTCGTTCGAGGGGCCGTGCATGCACGAGGCGCTGTTCGACGACAGGTTCCTGAAGGGGACGGGGGTGACGACGCTCGACTTCGCGAAGGCGATGATCGACGAGGGCTACCACCCGATGACCATGTATTTCCCGCTGGTCGTCCACGGCGCCTTCCTGATCGAGCCGACCGAGACCGAGAGCAAGCAGAGCCTGGACGCCTTCATCCGGGTGATGCGCGGGCTGGCCGAGCGCGCCAAGTCCGGCGACGCCGACCACTTCCTCGGCGCCCCGCGGATGACTCCGAGGCGGCGCCTGGACGAGACGGGCGCGGCCCGCAAGCCGGTGCTGCGCTGGGTGCCGGAAGTGGAGCGGCGGGAGGCGGCGGAGTAA
- the gcvPA gene encoding aminomethyl-transferring glycine dehydrogenase subunit GcvPA codes for MRYLPLTEADRRSMLATIGVPSVDSLFRDVPESARLAAPIEGLAPHAGEMEVERMIAGMAAKNVAAGSVPSFLGAGAYRHHVPAAVDHLIQRGEFLTSYTPYQPEVTQGTLQYLFEFQTQVALITGMDVANASLYDGATSCAEAVMMANRVTRRSRAVLSGGLHPHYRDVTATNARFHGFEVVAAPADAEGKEDLAALVDDKTSCVVVQNPGFFGQVRDLTDLAAAVHAKGALLIVAVAEVVSLGLLTPPGEMGADIVVAEGQSIGNALNFGGPYVGLFATRDKYVRHMPGRLTGQTVDAEGRRGWVLTLSTREQHIRREKATSNICTNSGLCALAFTIHMSLLGEEGFGRLARINHAKAVQLADRLDALKGVEVVSDSFFNEFAVRLKKPAAKVVNKLAKAGILGGVPVSRLYPGDEALADLLLVAATETNTDADMDALASGLKEALS; via the coding sequence ATGCGCTACCTGCCCCTGACCGAGGCCGACCGCCGGTCGATGCTCGCCACCATCGGCGTGCCCTCGGTCGACAGCCTGTTCCGCGACGTGCCGGAATCGGCCCGGCTGGCGGCGCCGATCGAGGGCCTCGCCCCTCATGCCGGGGAGATGGAGGTCGAGCGGATGATCGCCGGCATGGCGGCGAAGAACGTGGCGGCCGGCAGCGTGCCCAGCTTCCTCGGCGCCGGCGCCTACCGCCACCACGTACCGGCGGCGGTCGACCACCTGATCCAGCGCGGCGAGTTCCTGACCTCCTACACGCCCTACCAGCCGGAGGTCACCCAGGGCACGCTCCAGTACCTGTTCGAGTTCCAGACCCAGGTGGCCCTGATCACCGGCATGGATGTGGCGAACGCCTCGCTCTATGACGGCGCCACCTCCTGCGCCGAGGCGGTCATGATGGCGAACCGGGTGACCCGGCGCAGCCGTGCCGTGCTGTCCGGCGGCCTTCACCCGCATTACCGCGACGTGACGGCGACCAACGCCCGATTCCACGGGTTCGAGGTGGTCGCGGCCCCTGCTGATGCCGAGGGGAAGGAGGACCTGGCGGCCCTGGTCGACGACAAGACCTCCTGCGTCGTCGTGCAGAACCCCGGCTTCTTCGGACAGGTTCGCGACCTGACCGACCTTGCCGCCGCCGTCCACGCCAAGGGCGCGCTGCTGATCGTCGCGGTCGCGGAAGTGGTGTCGCTGGGGCTGCTGACCCCGCCGGGCGAGATGGGCGCCGACATCGTCGTGGCCGAGGGGCAATCGATCGGCAACGCGCTGAACTTCGGCGGTCCCTATGTCGGCCTGTTCGCGACGCGCGACAAGTATGTCCGCCACATGCCCGGCCGCCTGACCGGCCAGACCGTGGATGCCGAGGGCCGGCGCGGCTGGGTCCTGACGCTGTCCACCCGCGAGCAGCATATCCGGCGCGAGAAGGCGACCAGCAACATCTGCACCAACAGCGGACTGTGCGCGCTGGCCTTCACGATCCACATGAGCCTGCTGGGCGAGGAGGGCTTCGGCCGGCTGGCCAGGATCAACCACGCCAAGGCGGTGCAACTCGCCGACCGGCTGGACGCGCTGAAGGGCGTCGAGGTGGTCAGCGACAGCTTCTTCAACGAGTTCGCCGTGCGCCTGAAGAAGCCCGCCGCGAAGGTGGTCAACAAGCTGGCCAAGGCCGGCATCCTGGGCGGCGTCCCGGTTTCCCGCCTCTATCCGGGCGACGAGGCCCTGGCCGACCTGCTGCTGGTGGCCGCGACCGAGACCAACACCGACGCCGACATGGATGCCCTGGCCTCCGGCCTGAAGGAAGCACTGTCATGA
- a CDS encoding AEC family transporter, with amino-acid sequence MILQFIHVVWPIFACAGLGWLWQRLGQPFDEKSVSALVAYLGVPSLLLTSLSKTEVRLDVLLETLLAGSLALALCAAAGAAVLKLARLPVRPYLPSIIHPNTGNLGLPIVFFALGEPAMPYAIAFSTLVQISHFTVGVGLASGQMSWRTVLASPPLYSLAVALALIGTGTPLPWWVLDVTGLLGGLTVPLMLLLLGGSLAKLKLYRLGRPAALSCLRVGLGLGAGLAVSKALGLDPLPAGALVIQCAMPVAVFSYLFAVRYNGPADEVAGMILISTLLALAALPLILMAAA; translated from the coding sequence ATGATCCTTCAGTTCATCCATGTGGTCTGGCCGATCTTCGCGTGCGCCGGGCTGGGTTGGCTATGGCAGCGCCTGGGCCAGCCATTCGACGAGAAGTCGGTCTCGGCCCTGGTGGCGTACCTGGGGGTGCCCAGCCTGCTGCTGACCTCCCTGTCGAAGACCGAGGTGCGGCTCGACGTGCTGCTGGAGACGCTGCTCGCCGGCAGCCTGGCCCTGGCGCTCTGCGCCGCCGCCGGGGCCGCGGTGCTGAAGCTGGCCCGGCTGCCGGTGCGGCCCTACCTGCCCTCGATCATCCATCCCAACACCGGCAACCTGGGACTGCCGATCGTCTTCTTCGCCCTGGGCGAACCGGCCATGCCCTACGCCATAGCCTTCTCCACCCTGGTCCAGATCAGCCATTTCACGGTCGGCGTCGGGCTGGCCTCCGGCCAGATGTCGTGGCGCACCGTGCTCGCTTCGCCGCCGCTCTACTCGCTGGCGGTGGCTCTGGCGCTGATCGGCACCGGCACGCCGCTGCCCTGGTGGGTGCTGGACGTCACGGGCCTGCTCGGCGGACTGACCGTGCCGCTGATGCTCCTGCTGCTCGGCGGGTCGCTGGCGAAGCTGAAGCTGTACCGGCTGGGCCGGCCGGCGGCGCTGTCCTGCCTCCGCGTCGGGCTGGGGCTGGGAGCCGGCCTGGCCGTGTCGAAGGCCCTGGGGTTGGACCCGCTGCCGGCGGGAGCGCTGGTGATCCAGTGCGCGATGCCGGTCGCCGTTTTCAGCTATCTGTTCGCCGTCCGTTACAACGGCCCGGCGGACGAGGTCGCCGGCATGATCCTGATCTCCACCCTGCTGGCGCTGGCGGCCTTGCCGCTGATCCTGATGGCCGCGGCGTGA
- a CDS encoding DUF2889 domain-containing protein — protein sequence MPLSPPAPREHIHTRRVTCQGFRRTDGLWDIEGHITDVKTYPFENDFRGPIEPGDPIHDMWIRLTLDDRFEVRAVEAVTDKSPYAVCPAITPNFQRLIGLRIRSGWTQKVKELLGGVEGCTHLVELLGPVATTAFQTIFPVLARERARGGSVDGDSPSAPAARKRPPLLLDTCHAFRSDGEVTRKQWPEHYTGND from the coding sequence ATGCCGCTTTCACCACCTGCCCCGCGCGAGCATATCCATACCCGCCGGGTGACCTGCCAGGGGTTCCGCCGGACCGACGGGCTGTGGGACATCGAGGGCCATATCACCGACGTCAAGACCTACCCGTTCGAGAACGACTTCCGCGGTCCGATCGAGCCGGGCGATCCGATCCACGACATGTGGATCCGGCTGACGTTGGACGACCGGTTCGAGGTCAGGGCGGTCGAGGCGGTGACCGACAAGAGCCCCTATGCGGTGTGCCCGGCGATCACGCCCAACTTCCAACGGCTGATCGGATTGCGCATCCGCTCCGGGTGGACCCAGAAGGTCAAGGAACTGCTGGGCGGCGTCGAGGGCTGCACCCATCTGGTCGAACTGCTGGGGCCGGTCGCCACGACGGCGTTCCAGACGATCTTCCCCGTGCTGGCGCGCGAACGGGCGCGGGGCGGGTCGGTGGACGGCGATTCGCCATCCGCTCCCGCCGCGCGCAAACGCCCGCCGCTGCTGCTCGACACCTGCCACGCGTTTCGGAGCGACGGCGAGGTCACCCGGAAACAGTGGCCGGAACATTATACCGGCAACGACTGA
- a CDS encoding ribbon-helix-helix domain-containing protein — MHSDQALAVPAPEVASEPAGARDNQPADFATEREEPGISRLEAAMKPSTLVSRNVTVAGHRTSCRLEPFMWDALYDICRRERITIHTLCTQISERKEPATSLTAAIRVFALAYFRAAATEEGHARASHGHGEPFHQTPFETPDAAE, encoded by the coding sequence ATGCATTCTGATCAGGCGCTAGCCGTCCCGGCGCCAGAGGTCGCCTCCGAACCGGCGGGCGCTCGTGACAACCAGCCCGCCGATTTCGCGACGGAGCGCGAGGAACCCGGGATTTCCCGGTTGGAGGCGGCCATGAAGCCGAGCACGCTGGTCAGCCGGAACGTCACCGTCGCGGGGCACCGGACCAGTTGCCGGCTCGAGCCCTTCATGTGGGACGCCCTGTACGACATCTGCCGGCGCGAGCGCATCACCATCCACACGCTATGCACCCAGATCAGCGAGCGGAAGGAGCCGGCCACGTCCCTGACCGCCGCGATCCGGGTCTTCGCCCTGGCCTATTTCCGGGCGGCCGCCACCGAGGAGGGACATGCCCGGGCCTCCCACGGGCATGGCGAACCGTTCCACCAGACACCGTTCGAGACGCCGGACGCCGCCGAGTAA
- a CDS encoding BolA family protein: MTNTATQSGDYATRMRTKLTEILRPSRLEIVDDSHRHAGHAGADPLGETHFNILIVSDAFDGKSRVARQRLVYEAVADELRERVHALSLKTLTPAEDA; the protein is encoded by the coding sequence ATGACCAATACGGCGACCCAGTCCGGGGACTATGCGACGCGCATGCGCACCAAGCTGACCGAGATCCTTCGCCCGAGTCGGCTGGAAATCGTCGATGACTCCCATCGCCATGCCGGCCATGCCGGCGCGGACCCCCTGGGCGAGACCCATTTCAACATCCTGATCGTGTCGGACGCCTTCGACGGGAAATCCCGGGTCGCCCGCCAGCGCCTGGTCTACGAGGCGGTCGCGGACGAGCTGCGCGAGCGGGTCCACGCGCTGAGTCTCAAGACGCTGACACCCGCGGAGGATGCCTGA
- a CDS encoding DMT family transporter — MSNPGPTRSPLPSPGPPSGTAGAGASATVTARSAYLLLGTVILLWGINWPVMKLGLADIPPMTFAVIRMVLGALCMFGVLAVRGGIRLPDRHDLPIVLSVGLLQMGAFLALVTVALQFVPAGRSSILAYTTALWVVPGAAIFLGERLGGRRLVGFLLGMAGVAVMFNPAAFDWTDRDVLIGNGLLMLAALAWAAQIIQVRGHIWHASPLQLAPWQFTVAAVALLPFAIFLDAGKSINWTGQLAAVLFYNAPIATAFCFWAVVTVNRALPAITTSLGTLGVPVAGVFASAVMLGEPVTLTNLTGLVLILGGLAWLALADGRPSSAR; from the coding sequence TTGTCCAATCCCGGTCCCACCCGGTCCCCCCTTCCCTCCCCGGGACCCCCGTCCGGCACGGCCGGGGCCGGGGCGAGCGCCACGGTCACGGCCCGAAGCGCCTACCTGCTGCTGGGGACCGTCATCCTGCTCTGGGGGATCAACTGGCCGGTCATGAAGCTCGGCCTGGCAGACATCCCGCCCATGACCTTCGCCGTGATCCGGATGGTGCTGGGCGCGCTCTGCATGTTCGGCGTGCTGGCGGTGCGCGGCGGCATCCGCCTGCCCGACCGCCACGACCTGCCGATCGTTCTGTCGGTCGGCCTGCTCCAGATGGGGGCGTTCCTGGCTCTGGTGACGGTGGCGCTCCAGTTCGTGCCGGCCGGCCGGTCCTCTATCCTGGCATACACCACCGCCCTGTGGGTGGTGCCGGGCGCCGCGATATTCCTGGGCGAACGGCTGGGCGGCCGGCGCCTGGTCGGGTTCCTGCTCGGGATGGCGGGCGTGGCGGTGATGTTCAACCCGGCGGCGTTCGACTGGACCGACCGCGACGTTCTGATCGGCAACGGCCTGCTGATGCTTGCAGCGCTGGCCTGGGCCGCCCAGATCATACAGGTGCGCGGCCATATCTGGCACGCGTCGCCCCTTCAACTCGCACCCTGGCAATTCACGGTCGCGGCGGTCGCCCTTCTGCCGTTCGCCATCTTCCTGGATGCCGGCAAATCCATCAATTGGACCGGGCAACTGGCCGCGGTACTGTTCTACAATGCGCCGATCGCCACGGCGTTCTGCTTCTGGGCGGTGGTCACGGTCAACCGTGCCCTGCCCGCCATCACCACGTCGCTGGGCACGCTCGGCGTACCGGTCGCGGGCGTCTTCGCCTCGGCCGTGATGCTGGGGGAACCGGTGACGCTGACCAACCTGACGGGACTGGTGCTGATCCTCGGGGGGCTGGCCTGGCTGGCCCTCGCCGACGGCAGGCCGTCCTCCGCGCGATAG
- a CDS encoding J domain-containing protein, whose product MHKNRVQYSTRFSEEASPAARCCDMPTCTATGEYRAPKGRERLNEYFWFCLEHVREYNKAWDYYAGMSEREIERHVRSDVTWQRPTWPMGFWRTRERAMHDEAMRQYGFRDAGEGTGARGNGRNGHANGAANRMRTPEEEALADLDLEPPVDFARIKARYRELAKIHHPDINGGDKTAEETLKRINRAYTVLKTSYGA is encoded by the coding sequence ATGCACAAGAACCGTGTCCAATACTCGACCCGTTTTTCCGAGGAGGCGTCGCCGGCGGCCCGCTGCTGCGACATGCCGACGTGCACGGCCACGGGCGAGTACCGGGCGCCAAAGGGACGCGAGCGCCTGAACGAGTATTTCTGGTTCTGCCTGGAGCACGTGCGCGAGTACAACAAGGCGTGGGACTATTACGCCGGCATGTCGGAGCGCGAGATCGAGCGGCACGTCCGCAGCGACGTGACGTGGCAGCGGCCGACCTGGCCGATGGGCTTCTGGCGCACCCGCGAACGGGCGATGCACGACGAGGCGATGCGCCAGTACGGTTTCCGCGACGCCGGCGAGGGGACCGGCGCCCGGGGAAACGGCCGCAACGGCCACGCCAACGGCGCCGCCAACCGGATGCGCACCCCCGAGGAGGAGGCGCTGGCCGACCTCGACCTGGAACCGCCTGTGGACTTTGCGCGGATCAAGGCCAGGTATCGGGAACTCGCCAAGATCCACCATCCCGACATCAATGGTGGCGACAAGACCGCGGAAGAGACGTTAAAACGGATAAACAGGGCCTACACGGTGCTGAAAACCAGCTATGGGGCCTGA